Genomic segment of Falco peregrinus isolate bFalPer1 chromosome 5, bFalPer1.pri, whole genome shotgun sequence:
GCGGGCAGGGTCGCTGGGGTGCCGGGACATGGTGGGTATGGGACCTGGGGGACCCTGGGCGGCCGGGACATGGCGGGCAGGGTCGCTGGGGGGCCGGGACGTGGTGGGTATGGGGCCTGGAGGgccaggacaggctgggggaggtgAGACAGACCAGAGCTGGATGGGCCCAGCCTGAGGGTATCTGGGGTGTGGAAGGGGccagggagctggagctggaggggcaGACTGGGGgtgagaggggctggggctgggtctGACACCCAGGCgtgctggggaaggtggaggcagctgggggagcgtctggggacagctgggggcTTTGGGGAGCAGGCCTGGGTGCACGGTTTGGAGCTGGGATGGGGCCCTGGGCTTGGGGGTCAGGATTTGGGGCAGTGACCAGAGCTTGGCCAGCAGGACGTGTGGGGCGAGGGGTGGCGGAGAACAGGGCATGGGCAGTGCTAGGAGGAGGCTGAGCATCACATAGGGGTTCtgggtgggagggctggggcgAGACCCTGCCGAAGCATCGCCCTAGGTGTGGGTGGTAGAGGCTGAGGGGGTGGGCAGCAAATGGGCGAGAGCAGCTGGAGCTTGCGCGGGTGATggaggctcagcagcaggtgctgggggagcacaGGCACCCCTTTGTGCTCGGGAGCggtgggtttggggggtggtggggaggggtgtTACGGAGCCAGGGGGTTGCTGGACGCGTGGAAAGCCCTTCTCATGTTTCGCAGCAAAACCTAAGAGTGGCTTCTCGTGTCAGGAGAGGGAGAGTTTGCTGGTGCTGTGGTTCTCtctgggctgagctgtgctgcctcTTTAAGGGTTGAAGGATTTTCCCTACTCCTTGGCTTTCCTAAACAGCTGACTGCACTGAAGCTCCTCTCCAGAGGAGATGTGTGTGTTTGGGCAGATATTGCACCATGGGCTTCACTGTCCAGGTGACCCTGTCAGCACCAGAGCTGAGCCCTGCCTATCTCCAGAGCTTTGCTTTAATCTTGCTGCCATATCAGGGGCTGCGTATGTGTCGCACTATGGGTTTCAGTTGTTTCCCTCCACTTCCCTAAAAAAACCTAACCCCTCTTTTGCTGGCACTGCCCTCACAGTCTCCTGATCATCCCTCCtatctcctcctcccctctccaggGCAAACCTGGTGGACCTTCAGAAGAAGCTTGAGGAACTGGAGCTGGATGAGCAGCAGAAGAAGCGTCTGGAAGCTTTCCTCACACAAAAAGCCAAAGTGGGCGAGCTGAAGGACGATGACTTTGAGAGGATCTCTGAATTGGGGGCTGGCAATGGCGGTGTGGTCACCAAAGTGCAGCACAAACCCTCAGGGCTCATTATGGCACGGAAGGTAACAGGGGAGCAGGAGTGGGCTGTGGTGTCGTGCTGGAGAGCGTCCGGCACTCCCCGTGGCTCTGGAAGAGCTGGCTGTGGTTGGGATCTCTCTGCAGTGACCTGTCTGTGCCCTAACCGCCTCGCCTGGGTTGGCACTGTggtcccagctgcccccagctcggTTTTATGTGGAGCCTCTCCTGCCTCGTCTCTgagctgccctgcctgcctccaaGTCCTCCCCTGGGAGAGGCCACGTTCTCTGCAACAGGTCCATGGGGTTTGGAGTGCCTTGTGTGAAAACAcaagtttattctttttttccagcgAAGCTGGTTTTAATGAACTCTGCTAAACTGGATAGAAGCAGTAGGAAGCAGATCTCTTGAGGATCCTAGGTCATGGTTAATGAGGACTGGAAATGGCAGGTGGAGGGATGGGTTTGGCACACACACCATTCCTcgcccctccctgcccactTAACAGATCCCCAATGTAATTCCAAGCAGCTGTGACAGTGGTTCCTCTCAGACATGGATTTATGGGTGACATCTTCAACAGTGGTGCCCTGTAGTGGAAAACTAGGCGATACTTCATCTGCCTATTAGAAAAGGCAGTGCTCGGCAAAACCAGTGCAACCACTTATCCGTAGGGCGGCTTCCTTGAAAGTCTCTGGTCTCACCTGCTGTTGGGATGGTTTAGCGGGTCTCCATGAGCAAATCTGCTTCTCTAGGTGGCTTCGCTCAGAGCTGAGCTCTCAGAATCTTCCAGGGTGTTTGATTTGGGAGTGTTGGATGTCACTGGGTGGTTTTGAGGTCGTTGGGAGTCCAGAAACTGAAGCGAAGGCAAGTTACAGTGCTGCTGTCCTTCCTGCAGAGACTGGCCTTCGTGGGTCTGTGGGAAGGACAGATGTCCCTGGGGTTGGGTGTCCTAGAGCTTATGGTAactggctcttttttttctggcttgcCATTGTATTTTCTAGCCTCTGCCTTCCCTACCCACAGCTACCCTAACTGACTCTACCAGGAGCccaaggaaaaaagcaactgcTCTTTCACGTGCATGAtcttcatgggtttttttacgTTCTGTGGTTTCCTTGATATCAGAACACCTCTTCTTACAACACCTACAGAACTTGTGAAAATGTTCCCGTCTGCTGAGTCAGTTCTGCATCAAACTTCTGACTtgtctttctgctctgtttcctgTGCAATCTCTGTGTGTTATGTGGCCAGCGGTTGCTTCAGTCGCCGACAGGCTGCACGGGGCTCTGCCTCTCCCTTTATCCTTAATGTTAGTCTGCAAATGGTAAAGCCTACACCAAAGCAGGGCTTCCCTTGAAGACACTGTTTCTTTCCAGCACTCAGGATTTGCTCATGTGGTTCCTGTaagtttgttttctggtttttgaattttttccccccatgtaTTACAccttgaatatttattttttttcttcgcAGCTGATTCATTTAGAAATCAAACCGGCTATCAGGAATCAGATTATCCgagagctgcaggtgctgcatgAGTGCAATTCCCCATATATCGTGGGTTTCTATGGAGCTTTCTACAGCGACGGAGAGATTTCCATCTGCATGGAGCACATGGTGAGTCCCCGTTCCTCCTCTGgaaactgctgctgcctggactGTTCTGAATTGCATCTCCCTGAGACTTGAAATCGCAGGTGGAATGGGTTAGggtgccagcagctgtgatggctccttgctgtggctgcagcaggacttCTGTGCTCCTGGTAAGAGCTGCATGCTCTTGCTTAGGCTTTGAAATGACAGAGAGATTGActttttggaaagcagaagcagaggttTGGGGGTTGGCCAAATGGAAATGTTGTAAACCCACCGCTTTACAGAGCTTGCTGTGAAGcactgtgtgtgttttctgttctctgtggcAGAGAATAGTGTTGTGGCTCCTTTGGATTGGTGCTGACAGGATCATCTTTGCATTTACCACTGATGGAAAGGAAGCTCAGAACTAATagcaagcagcagagctgatAGAAGATAgcattaaaatagttttcagcaAGAAGCTTCAGCTCTCATCACCAGatatcttttggtttttttcttcccctctccctgggAAAAGGAGTGGGCTCAATGCTGAGTTGTTGCAGACAGCTGAGCTGCGATGCTATGTGCTGCTTATATACCACTTGCCCTCCCTGGGCATGCCTGCCTATACAGCcagctgctctgttttcctGCCGAGGATTGGCACATTGGTCATTtccatgtgtttttattttaggatgGGGGCTCTTTGGATCAAGTGTTGAAAGAAGCCAAAAGAATTCCTGAGGAGATCTTGGGGAAAGTCAGTATAGCGGTGAGTTATGGTGGCTCTTTGTGCTTCCAGAAAGGATTTGCTGGGCACAGTTTGGGAACAATGCTTGTGTTGCTTTAGGAAGCTTGCTCTGTTTTGCCATACATGCTTTCCTATCCTGAGCTAGGGCAAGAGGcagtggtgtgtgtgtgtgagagggggtggggaaggcatgtccccagctgctctccgTAGCTCTGACCCCTTGCGTTGTGCTGGCTGGTGTTGAGTTCTCCTGGAGTAGATTTAGGAGAAGCTTTCTCGGGTGGTTAACCCAAGATCTGTGATTGACTTGGTGATAAATTGCAAACCCTGAAACACGTGGACAGTACGTGGTAGCATGCAGAGTTTGTGCAATGTGTCCTGCTGAAGGGAGAGCACTTCCCGTCTCGGTTCTGATCTCATCGTGTCTTTGGTTTCCTTCTAGGTTCTGAGGGGTTTGGCCTATCTGAGAGAGAAGCACCAAATCATGCACAGAGGTGAGAGGAGGAGCCTAAAAATAACTGCCTCAGTTCAAGAGCCCTGTGTTTTACCTAGGTGTGTTTACACTCTTCTCTTGCTGTTGTCAGATGTGAAGCCTTCTAACATCCTGGTTAATTCTCGAGGAGAGATTAAGCTGTGTGATTTCGGGGTCAGCGGTCAACTCATTGACTCCATGGCAAACTCTTTTGTGGGAACTCGGTCCTACATGTCTGTAAGTTCCTTTCAActtttggctggttttttggagcttgtttttgtgtttttacagTTTGGGTTCAACTCTGCTCTTACAGAATCTGCGTGTAGTGTCTGATTTGCTTAAtggttttgctctgtgtttccATCCTCATCCAGGCTGCCCCATTCCTGGCTCATGCTGGGGGTGAGCCCAGTGCTTTGAGGCACTGTTCTGTGCCGGAGAAGCAGATGCCTCTGCATCCTCTCAAGGAGTCAGTATCCTGTTGGCTCCAGCCTGTGCCCAGCTAGCACTGATGCATGTGGGAGCGCAGAGACTTGCAGGGAAAGACGCTTTGTATCCTACAAATACTTCCATATTATGGCGAGTGTTTGCAGGTTCAAAACcatctttttctgtgtgcaaAGCTCTGTCCAAAAACCTGAGCGCAAAGGGGATGCAGATGCTGGTACGTGcacctcctctgctgccttgaCCCCATGCATTTGCTGGCAAAATGGGGGTAAATACAGTTTAGTGCAACTGAGTTTTGGTACAGGCTACTAGGAAACTAAAGCCAGCCCCCAGGTCCTGCTGGCTGAAGCGCAAAGGGTGGGGGGTCTTCTGCCAGCACCATGTGCGGTCGTGGCTGGGAGCGAGCGGTGGGTTATTAGGGAAGCCACCCGACCACACTTGTGTGCTTAGATCTGAGCTGCTCTCATATTTTGGGAATGGTTATTCAAGTACAGTTATAGTTAGACAGtggctatttaaaaataatatctcCTTTGCACTCAGCCACTGGGCCTGCATAGCTGACTCAAAGCTGCCAGTATGGATGACTTggattgatttatttattttttatttttctttcaatggtAAGAGCTTCGAGtggattttctgcttctcaaatTTGTCTTGGGTTTTAACAGGAATGggcaggaaaaaattatttttgttaatagtTTGTTCGATCGCAGCATGCAGAGAAAGATTCCTACAGTGTACTCTGGACTCCTAAGTATAAGCAGTTGTAAATCAATGGTAGCTGTTGATTAGATGTGTACAAGTGCTTTACGTTTGCACATGATCTTTCTTTTGCATCCTCTTTGCACATGGGCACTTTGGGACAGTCTTTTCCCTAGAAGGGTGGAGAGCTGAGATCGAGAGACCCTCAGGATATAGCGTCTTGTCTATTTAATTTGAGTGCATGATATTTATGACTTTGTGTATTGACATTTTGTGTCGGCGTGTGTTTTTGTGATCTTTCCTTCCAGCCTGAGCGGTTGCAGGGCACCCACTACTCGGTCCAGTCTGACATCTGGAGCATGGGTCTGTCGTTAGTGGAGCTGTCTATCGGAAGGTACCCAATCCCCCCGCCAGACTCCAAGGAACTGGAAGCAATATTTGGCCGTCCTGTGGTGGACGGGGCAGAGGGAGAGTCTCACAGCATCTCGCCGCGGGCCAGGCCCCCAGGACGCCCCGTCAGTGGTAGGGGCTGTCGTATGCATTGGAAACAACACGGAGACGTGGGGGCAAAGGGGTCGGGTTTTGTTCGGTGTGGCTGGGTTCGCCAAAGGCCGTTTTGGATGAGGTTGTGGCGGGGAGGTGAGTGTTCCTAGGGGGGCcactccctgcagagcagacagaACTGTTTTGATGCTCCGGTAGAATCCGCTCTACAGTGGAGGTTTGTAATTCCTAACAGGCGCAGGTGGGAGCCTGGTCTTGCATGGGGAGGTGGAGATTGCTCCCAGAGTGCTGTGAACGAGCAGGTTTGGAGTGCCAACTAGGGTCTGTTAAGGTTTTGAAGAGCTCAGCTGATCCACCTGCCATGGGCTTCTTTAGACCCTGCTGTGTCCCACAAGAAGGCTCAAAGCCACGCAGCAAAGCACCCCATGCCGGGGATGGAGCAGGCTGTTGGGATGCGGACCCCGTGGAGGAGATACTTTGAGGGACACTATCACAGCCTCTGTTGCTCCTCAGGCTTTGCCCATGCTGCTGACAGATTCCTTTCAAGCTAGTGGCAGCTTTTTGGAAACAGCTTTGCTGGGATCTCTCATAGAAGTACCAGACTGGCACAGGGGTTGGAGGCAGGCTCTGCTTGAGCCATTTGCTTGGAAGCAGAAGGCTCTAGAagtgctgccagcctgccacAGCAGATGGTCTGGTACTCTCCAAATGCTCCAAGCTGGGAAATAAATCTGGACTATAGGCACTGTGAAAGAAATCTGgaatttcagaagtgttttggCTTTCTCTTCGTTATCTTTTAACCACGAGTCAGTTCAAGTGGGTTgcctctgcctctcccagcaAAAGTCCCACAGCACACTTGCTTTTCAAGCAGAATGAAGTCCTTCGCTGTCCCTGAACAGCCTCTTACCACTGTTTTTGTCATCTTAACCATGCAGGCCACGGGATGGACAGCCGGCCTGCCATGGCCATCTTTGAACTGCTGGATTATATAGTTAATGAGGTAGGTGTTTCTTTACTGTCTGCTTTGGTGGGCTTCCCAGAGGTGCCACGGTGTTGTGTCTGCGCTGCTGAGTCAGGGGGAGCTCTGAAACCTTTGCTTGAACAAGGGCTCTTTGATAAAGAGCCCCCCCCAAGCTGCACTGAtgtcctttccttctccctctgttcCCTCTTCCCATCTCTTTGTATTGCAAAAGTATCTCTGGGTTTGGACtaaggctctgcagggggaagTTTGTAATCCCCttgaaagaggaaagcagtgagGGGAGGTCTTGGCTGTAATAATCCGCTCCTGCAACCGGCCATTTCAAACGTGCTCCTTCCTAGATCAGCGAAGGATGAATGCTCCCTCTGCGCAGGCGCTGAGGTCGTGCACGTTTTCTCAGATGAAGCCCTTTGAATGAGGGTGACCGGTGCTAAAACCCCAGACCGAAATGTTCCACCAGACTTGCAAGGTAGGGTCCATCCCACCAGCAAGTGGAAAGAGCAGCTTCCCCTTTCAAGGTGCTAGGACTTGACCCCCAGTTATCATTCCTGGATCAGCTTTGTCTGCCGTAGGCATTGCCAGAGCTGGGATTTGCAAGGTTGGATCCAGAATTGCGATGCTGCAATTCTGGTTTCCCAGCTTTGGCAGTGATTCAGCATGGGGTCCCCCCAGCTGCACGtcgtgctggggcagcagtttgctgccagcccagccgcGTGCTGCCAGGGCAAGAcatggcagggagcaggctgctggctgcaaaggGCAgcttggaggaggaggggagctgcagagctgcagagcacagcttttctgcagctcaTTAAAGGCACTCCTGGCCCATTAATGCGTCGTGATGCAGAaaacccttttccttttctctgcagccACCTCCCAAGCTGCCGAATGGAGTTTTCACGCAAGATTTCCAGGAGTTTGTAAATAAATGGTAAGGATTTCACCTTATGGCTGAAGGTGGAGGCCTGTAGGTGCTCCCTgacagctctgcaggctgctgctccacCCAAAGCGTTCAGCATAACGCAATGTTCTCCGTGCTCTGTAGGTGATCTCTCCCTGGCTGCGGTGTGATCCCACGTTGTGCTGGGAACTCCTGCCTTGGGAAGGGTTGAAATAACAGCAGTTTATTTGTGGTGGTGCTTAGTGGTATCCCAGCACCTTCTAAATAGGAGCCTGGCAGGGGGATGGTGGAGCAGATTGCTGGGGCTGTGAGTCACCCCGCAGCCTTGCAGGCACCAGGCATACACCATCGACTTCCAGACCTTCTGATGTGGTGGAGGGACAGCTGAAAATATTGCCAGAGCTCCCGTTAAACCAGAGATTGGAGATTTACAAAAATTGTTAATCCTCGCCAAGCATTAGGTCCTTTTCTCCACTTGCAGGATGCATTTCATCCACACGGTCTAGAAAGAGTCAGATCCTGCAGCTCTCCATAGGAGCTGGGCTGTTGGAGCTGGTGCTTTCTGAGCCGTTTCCATACTGCCAGGCTCCTGGGGAAAGCAGCTGGGGAGCCACA
This window contains:
- the MAP2K2 gene encoding dual specificity mitogen-activated protein kinase kinase 2, translating into MLAKRKPALPALNIAPSAAEGPSPDGSAEANLVDLQKKLEELELDEQQKKRLEAFLTQKAKVGELKDDDFERISELGAGNGGVVTKVQHKPSGLIMARKLIHLEIKPAIRNQIIRELQVLHECNSPYIVGFYGAFYSDGEISICMEHMDGGSLDQVLKEAKRIPEEILGKVSIAVLRGLAYLREKHQIMHRDVKPSNILVNSRGEIKLCDFGVSGQLIDSMANSFVGTRSYMSPERLQGTHYSVQSDIWSMGLSLVELSIGRYPIPPPDSKELEAIFGRPVVDGAEGESHSISPRARPPGRPVSGHGMDSRPAMAIFELLDYIVNEPPPKLPNGVFTQDFQEFVNKCLIKNPAERADLKMLMSHTFIKRSEVEEVDFAGWLCRTLRLNQPSTPTRAAM